AGATGTGGAAGTGACCCCGCATTTTCTGCAACCGGTTATTGAGTTGATGGAAGCTGATGCCGGCATTGGGATTTGTCAGCCAAAGATCCTTTCCGGCACCAATAGAAACCGGTTTGAATATGCCGGTGGCGCGGGTGGATTTATCGATGCCCTGGGTTTTACTTTTACGCGTGGCCGGTTGTTCGACTATCAGGAACCCGACAATGGCCAGTACGATCAAAACGAGCACATCTTCTGGGCAAGCGGCGCCTGTCTTATTATAAAAGCCTTCGTTTTTACCGCGCTGCAGGGCTTCTATGGTTATTTCTTTATGTATTCAGAAGAAGTAGATCTTTGCTGGCGCGCCCAAACCCTGGGTTTTAAAGTATATGCCTGTCCGAAATCAGTGGTGTACCACCGCGAAACCACCCGGCTAACTGATCAGCCTGCCGACCGGATGTATTATATTTTCCGGAACAACTATGTAATGCTGCATCGCAACCTGCCGTGGCTTTCAGCCATTACCGTTTTACCGGCACGTTTTGCGTTGAATAAAATAGCTTTTTTTCACCTGCTGTTTATCGGCCGCTTTGCGCATGCGGGCAGCATAATAAAAGCAACTTTCCATTACTGGAAATGGGCCCTGTTCACCCAAAAAGAACGCACGCCAAAAAAAGCGTTGCGCAAATGCCAGGGCGTATACAAAGGCTCCATCGTATACCAGTATTACCTGTTGAAAAAGAAGAAATTTTCCGATCTTGTACCCGACGTTACCAAACCATGAACAACCCGCCATCATATACCCGGTATAAATTTATTATTGCTACCCTGCTGCTCATTTATGTTATCGTGGTAACCCGGCCCTGGGACCTGTACTTTCTTACCGATGATTTTGTACATATTCCATTAAGCACCCAAACCATTTGGGTACATTTCTCTTTCTTCAGGCCTGTTGCCAATATGGTAACTGCAGCAGAGGTGTGGTTGTATGGCAATCATCCGTTGGGTTTTCACATTACGTCGTTGTTACTGCATATAGCAGATACCTTTTTAGTAGTTGCACTCACTCGCGCCTTATTAAAGAAGTACAGCACACCGGATAAATATCAACAGGCGCCTTTTTTGATAGGCTGTTTGTTTTTTATTTATCCCTTTCACAGCGAGCCCCTGTTATGGGTGATAGGGCGCATTTCCATGATCGCTACTTTTTTTTACCTCCTGTCGCTTTTATTTTTCATCACGGCTAAAGGCTGGCGCCAATATGCGTTGTCTGTTTTATTTTTTATTCCGGCGCTGTTTACCTACGAAATCTCCTGGACCCTGCCATTGGTTATTACCATCCTGGCCATAGCAAACAGGTATCAGTATAAAAAAAGCTGGCCCGCTGCCATTGGTTCCGTTGTCCCGTACTGGCTGGTGTTTGGGCTGTTTGTAACCATCCGCTCCCTGTTGCTGAGGCGCGTGTTCACCGATTATGATGTGGAAGGGCATAGTATGAATCCCGTTGCCCTGCTGGGCAACCTGTTCAGGCTTTTTGCGCGCACCATAGCGCCGCCTGCACAGAGCACTGCGTTATTCATGATTGGTTTTGCCATAGCCGCCGGCTTACTAACCATACTGATTGTTTATTGCATCAAAAAGAAAGCGGTTACCATCCTGCATATACTCACTGCCTGTTTCCTTTGTATCACCTATTTGCCTGTTGTTACTTTTGGCACCGACACCCATGGCACCGAAGGCGAACGCTATTTATACCTGCCCTCGGTTTTTCTGCTGATCCTGCTGGCTTTATTGCTGTATGAATTGTCTGCCCGACTCAGGACCGGGATCATAGCTGTTGTTTTTATTGTATTTGCCGGCATGCTTGCTTTATTAGCACACAATTACCAGCATGCTTCCCGCATTGCCAAAAGCATCATCAACAACGTTAATCCGCCTTCCCCTATAAAAAACATCATTGCACTTAACCTGCCGGCCAATTATAAAGGCGCCATGATCTACCGCATGGGCTATCCGCAGGCGGTACGCTGGATGCGGCCCGACATCCGGTTCGACAGCGCCATTGTGGTAACTGCCGCCAGAACTTTTGTAATGATCCCCGATACCCTGCGTACCGGCACGCAACCTTCAGCTACCGGCCTGTCGTTTCAATCAACCGGAACAGACAGCCTGCTCATAGACTATAACAATAATAAGATCCCCTATTCACCCAAAACCGATCTGTTGATCTACTACCCACCCGGGCAATCCGGCGTTTTAATATACCCGCACCCGTAAAGGGCAAATCGCCCGGCGATCCCGGAAAACTATTGTATTTTTGGCCCAGGCCATTATCGTAAATACCTGAAAAACCAGATGTATACTTTTGCAGACTACTATAACCGGGGGATGACATTTTTGCGGAACCAGGCATTCCCGCATCACAAGCGTTTATCCAACCTGATGATCTATGCTACCGACCTGTGCGACAGCGCCTGCAAACATTGTCTCATCTGGACCAAACGCCCCGTTGTTTACCTGCCCAAGGAAAAGATCTTTGAGCTGGTAAGCAACAACAAATGCATTACCTCCCAAACCACCATTGGGTTAGAAGGCGGTGAATTTATGCTGCACCCCCAGGCCCTGGAGATCCTGGAATGGTTCACTAAACACCACCCCAAATTCGACCTGCTGAGCAATTGCCTTAAACCGGCCAAACTGATCGAGGCAGTCAAAAAATTTCCACCCAAAAGATTATGGATCTCGCTGGATGGCGACAAAGAAAGCTACCTGAATATGCGCGGGAAAGACGGGTACGATAATGTGCTGCAGGTAATCCGCGAGTTAAAAGACGTGGTGCCCATTTCGGTCATGTTCACCCTTTCGCCCTACAACGACTTTGCGGACATGAAACATGTGGCGGAAGTATGTAAACAAAATAACGTAGATATGCGGGTGGGCATCTACAATAACATTGCCTTCTTCGATACCATCGACCAGGCCCATACCACCGATATCGGTACCAAAAAAGAAGAAGAGGCGTTGACCCTGCAGGCAACCCGGAAATTAAAAGAGAACGCTTCCGCCACGTCCGATAGCTATGAAAAAAAGCTGGAAGACATTACTACAAAGATACCCTCGATCATAAAAGAGTTTAAAGAGAATTACGATTTCATGGTGTTGTACAACAACTGGCGCCAGCAGAAAACCCAGTTGCGTTGCTTCAGTATTTTCGACAGCATCATTGTATTACCCAATGGCGATGTGCCCATTTGCCAGAACCTCGATCTCAAACTGGGTAACATCCATACCGCCTCGCTCGACGCCATCATCAACTCCGCCGCTACCGTAGAACAGCAAAAAGAACACAGCCGCAATTGCAATAAATGCTGGATCAACTACCACCGCAAATACGATGTGGTGTTATACAAGTCCTTCGAAAACTTCTTTGGCCGTGGGGTAACCCAAAAACTCTTTGGGTATTACCAGTGGGACGAAAGCACCAAAACCACTTATAAAGAAATGTTCAACTCATAAAAAGTAAAAAGCCCCGACAGTATCGTCAGGGCTTTTTACTTTATGTTCAGCGTTGGATCTTACCGCATCAGGTACATTTTTCCATAGCCATTATTAAAGAACTTGTCGGTATTGTCGTCTGCAGCTTTGTATTTATCCATCGACTTACCGTTCAGCGAAGTTACAACCCGGTACAGGTATACCCCGTTTGCGAGTTTATCGCCATATTGGTCTCTTCCATCCCATTTAAATTCGGTAATGTTTCTACCAATATGCAATGGTCCCAGTTCATTGGTGGTGATCTCCCTTACAATTTTACCGGTTACCGTCAATATCTGGATCCGCAGGTTCTGTGGTATTTCGCTACCCGTTAACGTAAACACAAAGGCGGTTGACGTACTGAATGGGTTCGGGTAATTCAGCAGGTTCGAGATCATTGCCTTGGTGATTACCCTGAAGCCCACGCGGTAGGCAATGTTGCCCGACTGGTTGCCGCTTTCATCCTTGGCCACTACTATCAGTTCATAATCGTCGCCCTCGGGGTTAACCTGGGTGGTGAACTGCGGTGTAAATTCTATAGTAGCCGTATTGTTTTCCCCGCTGGTAGCCGGAATGAACCGCAACGTATCGTTATCGAAATGATAGGTCCTTATAATTCCGTTAGATATATTCCTGATCTGCACCGTACTGATGCTGGTATCTTTCAGCAGCATATACGTGCTTTCGTCCTTGATCTTGATCTGTATATGCGGTTTGGCCGAAACGATGTCCTTGTTCAGGATGTGCACTCCATCGAAGGTAACATCCAGCACCGGCGGCGTATTGTCTACCCTTACATAGAAGTTCTTGAATATAAAGTTATTGAAGTGGCTGGCCTCGGGCTGACTGTTATCGGGGTTCACATCCACGTTCAATACGTTGCTGCCGGGATAACCATGAGAATCGATGTCGAAATCGATCTTGATGGTATCCCCTACGATGATGGGTTTAAACTTCCCTAAAGGAAGGATGTGGGCCACGTTGTTCTGGTCGGTGATGGTAACCTTCACCACCATACTATCGAAATTCGTATAGCTGATGTTTTTGAAACCAACCCCGAAGTGCATTTTTTCACCCAGGTTCATCGTGTCTCTTGAAACGATGTAGATATTGGGTGCAATGGCGCCCTCAGGAATAGGATCGAAGTATACGCGCCAGTATTTCAACTGGTAAGGCGTAAGGTTGATCCTATCGTGGTTCGTCATTTTCAGCGTAATATATGGGTAGAACCGGGTATCCACCGTAGACAGATCGTATGAATGCGTGTTCTTGTCAACCGTTGCCAACACCGTTTCAACACCATCATACCCTGTACCTATAACGTCTATTGAAGCATCATCTGTTGAAGGGTTATCCTGTGAGAAACCATTCCATTCCATCCGCTTCCAGGCCCGGGCCGGACCGAATTTCGGCGAACGGATATACCCCAGCGTATCGGTTGAAATTACATCCGTGTTTATACGGACGATATCGTCATGATGGGGGGCATATTTGAATAGGGGAACAAAAGTTGAACTGGGACCTTTCTGATAGATCATATCCCAGGCCCGTGGCGTGTTGAGCGAATCGATATCAACAAAACCGGCGTTGAGCAAATAATGGTATAAAGATTCGTGCGTACCATACAGGGTTGTATCAGCCGCCCAGGTAGAGGCTATCCCGTTTACCGCATCTGCGTCAAAACTGCGGATGACTACAAAACTGCCGTTTGGAATAATGTTCATGAAGTCCATGATCTTTTTCCGTGAGGCCGAAGTCATGTAGGAGAACTCAAAATTGGTATTCCTCGTAGGTTTACAGTCTGCAGCACCACTGCCATACCGGAACAGGGAAACTCCATTTGCATCCACATTCCGCCAGGGCTCCAGCGACACGCTGTCGAGCACCGTAAAGGCGAGCGAGTGCCCCACGCAGGCGCTCATTCCTACATCAGCATTATTTACCGACACCTTGAAGTCCCCATCCTGCGAACAATTCTGGCTCGGATAAAGACAGTTGGTCACGAAAATCGTATTAAGGGTGGTGTTGAACTTCCAGGTTTGCGAGCTGGAGTCAAGCACCAAACGTTCAGTAGTTGAACCAAAATGCTGGTAAATATGGGACATATTATATCCTTCGCTGCCAGGCTTGTACATAAACGAGCTTACTGACCAGTTTAACGGGGTGCCATTTGTTGCCAAAGGCGCTACCCGCCAGTAATAAACGGTAGTATCCATGTAAGTGAGGTTAGAAGTAAATTCCATTACCCCACCAATGGTTGAGGTAGATTTGCTCACCTTTAAGGGCGAGTTGAACATGGCCGTGGTATCTATTTCCATCACATAATTCTGCAGCGCCGTTAAAGGGTTGGCTGTAGAAGCATATAACTTCTGGGTTGGATTGCTGATGATGGCATAATTATAAGGGAACGCAGGTCTGGCCTCTTCCTCATAAATGTAGAAGTCTTTGGAGGCCCGGTTATTACTTTCAGAGATTTCATTCACCGCATTATCTGCGTCGATGGTTACAATGATCTTGTTTTGCCCCTTATCGCGGGTAGCTACGATCGGCACATCGAATTGCAGGGAATCGGCAAAACGGGTACCAGGTATTTTCTGACGGTAAATGGTGCCGATTGTTCCATTGGGGTACTGTTGTTTTACTTCCAGCACTATAGAGTCTGACACCGCTTTGCCCAGGTTTTCCACTTTCACTTTCAGTTTGTACGTGCTTTCGGCCAGTGAAATAAATGTCGGGCTGATGGTTATAAGCGGATCTTCAATAACATAATCAGGTTTGGCCTGTCCATACAACTTTATACCGGGGT
The Niastella koreensis GR20-10 genome window above contains:
- a CDS encoding C25 family cysteine peptidase, with product MRKILTLLLLVAGFAASSQQYNNEWINYSQTYYKIRLKADGVYRIPRSLLDNLGIGNAPVQNLELWRNGEKIHFYPSVSSGTLPAGGYLEFWGEHNDGKPDKDLYRDPTFQHTTYYSLQSDTATYFLSVNNSGASGFMYTSVNNNVAGNSLPAEPYFMYTKGYYFFNTMPNQGEAALVNVYIYSASYDKGEFFTSSDIGPGASISQPLTGLNVYPSGPQASLKFGAVGNAYNPRNIRVQVNGVTIKDTTMELFNDLVSTNPVDNNSIAGGTATVTFTNTGNYPNDRMDVSFFELNYPRTFTLGGESNFKFSLPAKPAGYYLQIDNFNHSNVPPVLYDTRSGERYLGDLNGSTVRFALPGSATDRQLILVSEAPGNITTVTSATTRKFRDYSLPANQAQYLIISNQILYTGSNGNNPVMDYKTYRESADGGGYKANIYEVDDLVDQFAFGINKHPLSIRNFIRWARKNFKTPVQYIFLIGKGVEYNEYQRGDRNPASYPINEVLNLVPTFGAPGSDNLLSAEDLTVPVPATPIGRLSVVMGSEIEDYLQKVKEYESALKNSPNTIAGREWMKNVVHVTGSSDAFLGTILCNYMDIYQRVIADTLYGGNVDLFCKTSNNPKEQTSAARLSAMFENGISILNYFGHSSATTLEFNIDNPQNYNNQGKYPVFFVNGCYAGNFFTYYPSRFISNETLSEKFVLAKERGCIAFVASTHYGVVQYLNVYLDYLYASIGGQGYDSTLGKIMQIGFKNMINGTGAYDFYARLHAEEMTLHGDPGIKLYGQAKPDYVIEDPLITISPTFISLAESTYKLKVKVENLGKAVSDSIVLEVKQQYPNGTIGTIYRQKIPGTRFADSLQFDVPIVATRDKGQNKIIVTIDADNAVNEISESNNRASKDFYIYEEEARPAFPYNYAIISNPTQKLYASTANPLTALQNYVMEIDTTAMFNSPLKVSKSTSTIGGVMEFTSNLTYMDTTVYYWRVAPLATNGTPLNWSVSSFMYKPGSEGYNMSHIYQHFGSTTERLVLDSSSQTWKFNTTLNTIFVTNCLYPSQNCSQDGDFKVSVNNADVGMSACVGHSLAFTVLDSVSLEPWRNVDANGVSLFRYGSGAADCKPTRNTNFEFSYMTSASRKKIMDFMNIIPNGSFVVIRSFDADAVNGIASTWAADTTLYGTHESLYHYLLNAGFVDIDSLNTPRAWDMIYQKGPSSTFVPLFKYAPHHDDIVRINTDVISTDTLGYIRSPKFGPARAWKRMEWNGFSQDNPSTDDASIDVIGTGYDGVETVLATVDKNTHSYDLSTVDTRFYPYITLKMTNHDRINLTPYQLKYWRVYFDPIPEGAIAPNIYIVSRDTMNLGEKMHFGVGFKNISYTNFDSMVVKVTITDQNNVAHILPLGKFKPIIVGDTIKIDFDIDSHGYPGSNVLNVDVNPDNSQPEASHFNNFIFKNFYVRVDNTPPVLDVTFDGVHILNKDIVSAKPHIQIKIKDESTYMLLKDTSISTVQIRNISNGIIRTYHFDNDTLRFIPATSGENNTATIEFTPQFTTQVNPEGDDYELIVVAKDESGNQSGNIAYRVGFRVITKAMISNLLNYPNPFSTSTAFVFTLTGSEIPQNLRIQILTVTGKIVREITTNELGPLHIGRNITEFKWDGRDQYGDKLANGVYLYRVVTSLNGKSMDKYKAADDNTDKFFNNGYGKMYLMR
- a CDS encoding radical SAM protein; translation: MYTFADYYNRGMTFLRNQAFPHHKRLSNLMIYATDLCDSACKHCLIWTKRPVVYLPKEKIFELVSNNKCITSQTTIGLEGGEFMLHPQALEILEWFTKHHPKFDLLSNCLKPAKLIEAVKKFPPKRLWISLDGDKESYLNMRGKDGYDNVLQVIRELKDVVPISVMFTLSPYNDFADMKHVAEVCKQNNVDMRVGIYNNIAFFDTIDQAHTTDIGTKKEEEALTLQATRKLKENASATSDSYEKKLEDITTKIPSIIKEFKENYDFMVLYNNWRQQKTQLRCFSIFDSIIVLPNGDVPICQNLDLKLGNIHTASLDAIINSAATVEQQKEHSRNCNKCWINYHRKYDVVLYKSFENFFGRGVTQKLFGYYQWDESTKTTYKEMFNS
- a CDS encoding glycosyltransferase family 2 protein, which produces MPQVAIVLLNYNGKNYLEQNLGFVQQCSYPNKAIYIIDNGSTDDSLAFVKANYPAVHIICNKENLGYAAGYNAGLAHIMADYFVLLNTDVEVTPHFLQPVIELMEADAGIGICQPKILSGTNRNRFEYAGGAGGFIDALGFTFTRGRLFDYQEPDNGQYDQNEHIFWASGACLIIKAFVFTALQGFYGYFFMYSEEVDLCWRAQTLGFKVYACPKSVVYHRETTRLTDQPADRMYYIFRNNYVMLHRNLPWLSAITVLPARFALNKIAFFHLLFIGRFAHAGSIIKATFHYWKWALFTQKERTPKKALRKCQGVYKGSIVYQYYLLKKKKFSDLVPDVTKP